AATGTAAAACGCAATTAACCACTGTTAACCACTAGTTATTTTTAATCATAACTTAGATTTTTTATTAGaataattataacttataatttataagttatttttgttttgtaattgaattcctaaaaaaattaaaatttccGGTGTGTAAATTCTAATTTGTATTATTGAAGAATATTGGCGACTTTGTGTTATATTAGTCGAAAATTTGATTAAATATAAGTTTTGCATTTGAtttaaatttaagttttgtatttgatttaaaattttcaaaCTTGTAAAGTGTAAGTAGCAGTGAACCGTATCACACCGCACCGTATTTACGTGTTGTGGTTTATGTGGTTTTTGAGGGAATGCGGTACGGGTGCGGTTTGGAAATTCGATCAAACCGCCTGCGCAGTTTGGTTTGCAGTTTGAGTAAAAAACCGTACCGCCCGCACCGCGCTCACCCCTaggtgggacggagggagtaatattttgatactttaaaaattttgtatttaattagaataattttttcattattaataaagagtataaaAACAAATTAGTGAAAAAATTAGTACTTAAATTTAACCAGGGCAAACATTTCTAATAATCAAAATTTTCATATTAGTCGGGGTTCGAAAATCTTTAAATAACTAAAAAAAGAGACGAGACAATTACTAAGCATTCGATGGGAAAAATGTCCATTTTTTCACGAAGGAAGTAAATAAAGTAAAGGGCTTTTTTGAAAATAACTAAgtccaaaaatatttttacaaaaatgctatgaattttttaaaaaaattgtatttttttttatttgtaaaaatactattttcaattctttttataaaaatacattTTTTAGCAACTTGATTCAACGAGATGCAAATTTCGACAAATTTCTAAATTTCTGCAACTCTATGTAACCAAAAAAATTTGATTCAACCAGTTGCATATATGCTTAATTTTGGTTGATTCcgtaattttgaaaaaaaatcataaaataataaaatcgcaaaaatataataaaaattatatttttgataatttctctAAAATAAAATATCAAGCTTAGATTGGCTACTTTGCACCCAAATCTCAGTCAATAGAAAATGAAGTATATTAACAACATATTAGTTGATATTACCAATAAATTTTATTGTTGAGGCAGGTAAATATTGTTGAAGTAGATGAGCAAATTTACATTTCCACAACATACTCAAAAGAAACATTTAAATTAATCTCACATAAATAAATCCCTATAAAACCACTCCTATACCCTGGTAGCTAAAAACAGTTCCACCTGTACAATTACAAACTTCACAACAAAGCAAACACAAACACCAAAACAGAGGAATAAGCAACCAATTTACCTGCCTGCACAAGCATAGAATCAGCCTTACATTCTTTCTTTCTTCATTGAGGCATTTCATCAAACACTATCGAAAACTCCCCTGTTTCTTGAAAAAGCTTCAAACTTTATGCTCTAATTTCAATCTTTAGTCCTTTTAAACACTCTAATGGCGGGAAATCATCAACCTGAGGTTCAAATAAGGGTTAATTCGAAGAGGGGTGGCAATGTAGTTCACCCGTTAGACGTGGGATCACCGGGAGATCAAGAACGTAACGAGATTGAGTATAGAGAGATTAAGCAGTTTAAGAAATGGGTGCCTTGGTTGATTCCTGGTTTTGTAGTTGCTAATATTGTTATGTTTGTTGTTACAATGTATGTTAATGATTGTCCCAAGAACTCGGTTTCTTGCGTTGCTGATTCTTTAGGGAGGTTCGCGTTTCAGCCGTTTAAGGAAAATCCTCTTCTTGGACCTTCTGCTACTACGTAAAATTCTgtgttttttttttcaaatttaattcGTTTAAGTTTATGTTGTGTAGCGATCATTATTGTATTGCATGCTCGTTGTTACTCGTTATTTTAGTGTCTTCCTGATATTTACAGTCTCTCGTATTTCCTTTTGCGTCCAAATGTTGTCCTACGAGCGGGATATATAGAGTATGTTTGGTTTAGTTTCATTGATGATTATATTTTTTACGTATGAAGTTTAAATGGCTCGTTTTGTATGATATGAATATTGTGGACAACGAGAGATGAGTTTATGAACTCTAAGCACTTTATATTTGATAATTGTAAGTTGTATAATATGGATGGACTAAATTAGGCTGACCGTTTTTTTTCTCTAGCTTGGACAAGATGGGAGCTTTAGATGTAAGTAAAGTAGTTGACAAACACCAGGGATGGCGCCTTATAACGTGCATGTGGTTGCATGGCGGAGTTTTTCATTTATTAGCCAACATGTTGGGTCTCATGGTCATTGGTATTCGACTAGAGCAAGAATTTGGATTTGGTAAGTCAGGCTCTGTGATCTAAATTTTATGGCCGGAGATTGAGATATACAAGCTCTATGATGTATATATATCGAATTTGtgcatttaaaaaaaataataacagTTTAGCTTCAATGGATATTTGTAGTCCTATAAAATAGCACCCTATCATGTTTTTTCAAGAAACCTGTACACCTGTGGGATATCTTTTCGTTTGATAATTCTTTTGTATATTCTAACCAAAATAAGAATCACTTACCTTCTTCATTTCACAGTTCTCATTGGTTTGCTATATGTCATCTCTGGATTTGGTGGGAGTTTGCTTTCTGCTTTGTTTATCCAgtcaaatatatctgttggtgCTTCTAGTGCACTTTTTGGATTACTTGGTGCAATGTTGTCTGAACTTATCACGAATTGGACAATCTATGCTAATAAGGTACATGACAAACAGCTGTTTTATGATGGAAATATGGAAACAGTGAGTTTTTATTTACAGTAATATAAAGCTCAGTCTAGTCATAATCCATATTTGTTTTTCCAGGTAGCAGCTCTTGTGACCCTGTTACTTGTAATTGTCATTAATCTGGCAGTAGGAATCCTTCCAAATGTTGACAACTTTGCTCATCTTGGAGGCTTTATCACTGGATTcttgattggttttgtgtttcTGATCCGCCCCCAGTTTGGGTGGGTCAGCCAAAAATACACAACTCGTGAATATGCTGCGACTTTGACAAAATCTAAATTCAAGATGTATCAGCGTGTACTCTGGGTCATTTCTCTGATCCTTGTAATTCTCTGGTGAGTCCTAAAACATAAAGGAGCTATATCCAATATAAAAACATCTTTTTGTTCATGCACACACGCCTTCATGTGGCATGAATCCTCGACCTCTTATTATCAAGAGAAGGGGCGAATCCACGAGGCTAAGATTTGTAGTTAAAAATGAGCATAGCTGCTCCACATTTTTAATTATGCACAGTGAAGGTAAGTATTAACAGAAATTTATTGATAAATAGCTTCTATGTAGATATGCTGACATGAGTATGATTACACATTAGGAAGCAGAAACGTGCAGACTGCAGTTACCCGTGCCATTACTTCCTTAACATGCAGCACATAATTTTATTAAGAAATTTGATGACAAGATGTCTCGTATTATATCCAAATTTTTAAGAATACAAATATAAAAGGTAATATATAGATGAGCTAAAAGAATTACTTACAGTATATACATGACCGGGCTCATTAAATTTTATATCCGATAGTCTATTAATTTAAAGACTTTAGTAGATACTTTTCCCTATCTGTTAGGCGTCATAATTTTATGTAGAAGTTCTCTAAAAATCAAATTTACCACCACTATATCTCCCCATATATATACACGTAGACATGTAAACGCTTCTGCATACATTTCAATATTTTATCCTCCAACTTTCTTCCCCACTCCATCTGCAGTGAAACATAAGAGCCATAAATAAAATTTAACCCTTCAAAAAATCTTAATGGATGAATACAATTATGCATATTATGGGTATGCATGGATACATAACACATAGACGCTGTTTTTATCAATATTAATGATGGTAAATGTTCACCAGAACTCCTTCCATTTTATGGACAAGGTTGCATGTATTATGTCAAGCACAATTATACTACTGATTCTATGACCTGACTGTGCTAGAAAAGTTGATGAAATCTTTCTATTATTTTCCATACCTATCTGAGGGCTAAAACTCTAGCTAGTAGCtagggatggcaatcgggtcggATATTGAATaatccatatccaaacccgaaaattttatccatacccgaacctgatccgaacccgaaaaatacccgaatccgatccatcggatttcggatcgaattcgggtatacccgaaacccgaaTTTTTTTTGAACTGGATATTCATACCGGAAACCCGAAAATTTGTATAGttatttatattacaagtgcttggGATTGAACACGCGACTTGTAAAGAAATAGTTTTAACGTGTCATTTTCAACCATCccaccacatcattaattgtgttattatatgtgtagctaatatttaaaaaatcaactcaattaATACCCAATTTTTAGATTTATTATtaaaagatgttttgttaactttataaaccttatcacccgtttaaataattgaataattgtatttcattaaactttataattagttattttttaacataaatataaaaatatatgttctaaaaaatatataataatatgtataatgtatattataatatatacacatatatatatatatattatcatatcataatgtgtaatatataaaattctaatattatatatatatataattcatttatatataataattcgggttcggatcgggttgggatagagtttcggatttcggatcgggttttggatcggtatacctaatatccaaatccaaatccaaaaattttcgggtttaaaaattaaatccatatccaaatccaaatccaaaaaatcgggttcggtaaaTTCAAAATTTCTAATTTCGAATCGGGTATCCGTCAGATCGGATTATTTTGCCATCCCTGCTAGTAGCTCCTATATTTATGTGTTAACGGATTGAGAAAGAGAGCTTGAGAGGGATATATTAAAATGTGGCAGATGGTATTGATGTAAACAGTATATAGCAGAGAAATTTCAATTTTAATGCACAATTAATCAGTGGTAGTGAATTTAAAATTTACTCACATCCATGTAGCTGTTGTCTGGTCAATATCCAAATTTAGTTTTGGGTCTACAGTTAATAGGTGCTAACTGCATGACGAGTAAAGTGTTTCTATACCATCATGTATGAGTTATAATATGATTATAAATTACTAAAAATTATTGACTGCATTGTTATTTTTATACTAAATATGAAAATCCGATTCTTGTAATATGCTGTATATTGGAGTTAAAGCTTTCGATTATTTGTACCAGGTTGGTCCTTTCCCTAGTTATGCTTCTTCGTGGAGTTGATTTGAATGATCATTGTTCTTGGTGCCACTATATGAGTTGTGTACCTACTTCGCGGTGGAGATGCAACTCACAACCTGTCTCCTGCACGGTAACCGGTTCTTTATTTGATTTGCCGAAACTATAATGGGGCCAGTTTCattcaaataaaaaaaaatatatcatataatttttaaaccatAACTAAAAACTCCAACCGAACTTGGGGGTTTATTTGTCCGTTGAGCATCACATGTTGAACCTTTCCCTGTGCAATATAATATGAAAAAGTCGTTACGTGACCGAAGATTAAATTAATCATTGATACATATGTTGTGGTAGTTTGAGTCACCTGAGTCTGCATATGTACCCATTGGAGAGCAATGCATCACCTATATCTGCATCTTTCTGATTACTGCTTATCCGTATATCTGAATATCCaaggttttaaaaatttataaaactcCATGGTGAGCAATTCATACtgtatattttaggaagtagagGTATTGGTTTTTGTTAACTATAACATATATTTTCAGAGACCTGCATCCGTATTATGCATTGCCAAATATTTGTTTTTCTAAATTTATGCATCATTGTTGCAGTCCGAGCAAAGAGGTAACCAGCTCGTCTTATCGTGTTCAAACAACAAAACCAGAACGTACGACTTGGTGAATGCAACAGCATCTCAGATCCAGGGACTATGTAGCCAGCTCTGCCGATGATATTTGAAGTTGGCTGTGCTCATTAGTGAATTGTAGAGATGTTGAGACTGAAATTGAACTGTATAAAACATTGTTCTTGTTAAAGGGATTATACAATACAATGATACTAAATGAACACTTAGAAACAGGAAAATGTATTAGTTCATATTTCTATTTCTTTCAAAAAGTGTATGAATACTGAATACAATATTATCTATTAGGGACAAAGCAACAAGTGCAAATATTATTAGCTAATAAAATGATTCAAAATTACATGACCAAAAACTAATACATTTTAATGATAAATTTCATTTTATACGAAGGGATATTTTCAATAACACGCTGAAAAAAGTTCAAGGGAGACTGTATTATAGTTGGAGACCTGAAGACCATGCATCTTTACGGTTTATTCAATATTTGATAGTAACTTTTTCATTTCATCATATTTTTTTACTTTCATTTTTGTCATCTTTAGCATAGTTGAATTGAAATTGTTTGTAATATTCAAAAGAACATAACAAATCCATCACAatgtaatatttttaaataaaatatccATCATTAATTAATAAATGCAGAATAttgttttaattttaatttaaaaagcacaaaaataaataaaataaataaaataaaatccaAACGATAATAAACAACAAAATTATCATCATCTTCTATTCCTGTATATCAACACGAACCCTTAAAAACACAACCAACAACTAAATctatacatacacatatacatacagacacacacacacaccacctCATGGCGGTCTCAGTTCGAGCGGTGAACAACTACGCCGTGCTCCGCTCCGTCGCGGCGCCGCCGTTGTCTATTATCCGGCACCGGAGCTTCAATTCCGTAGCTCCGTACAGTCATTTTCGTCGCCGGAGTTCGAAATTGTCGGAATTGAAGTTCTCGTATTATCAGTCACGATGTTTGTTAGGTTTTCGAAGCTATTCGATTCAGATTTTGTTCGATTCTATTATGTCAGAGTTCGAAAGTATGCGAAAAATTGGCCGTAGAGTTTCGGCTACTAATAACAAGTACTCTATCGATACTTCGCATTGTTAGTTTACGTATTGTCGAAttatgtgtttttgtgatttATTATGTGTTTGATTTTGGAGATATTTGTTTTGCGGAAATGTTGTGTGTTTGTTTGTTTAGGTTGTTCGCATTATTGATTTACGTGTCGAATTATGTGTTTTTGTAATTCATTTATATGTTTGATTTTGGAGATAGTTGTTTAGCATAAATGTTGTGCGTGTGTGTTTATTTACGAGCATAAATTGAGGATGTGATGGTGAGTGTGCTAATGTTAATAATGAAAAATGAGCTTAGCTTAGTGTTATTGGCTTTTGTTGTTAACATTTTGTAGTGTGTGTGGATATTTGTTTGAGTGTTAAATAATTGACGAAGTGAATGTGAGttttattattaaaaatgaaAATGAGCTTAGTGTTGTTGGAGTTTGTGACGTTTTATAGTGTGCAAAACTATGAATGTGTACTATTGGAAATTATAGGTACGCATTGGGGAGGGGAATGTCAATGGGAGTGTAAATGAGTCGAGCTGTCTGTGAGCTATTCGAGCTTGACTTGTTAAATATTTgtattcggctcaattataagATACTTTATTGACTCGAGCTTTAAATTACTTAGCTAGTGAGGCTCACAAGCCCAATTGgggttttatttattttttatttgtaaatatgTAGTATAACCTCTATAAATTGTTTATCAGTAAATTAATAATCCTTGATTAATTAATATTCTTAATATATGTTATTTTGTCCTAACATAATAGAGATGTGTATACTTTACCTcgacaaattattaaaaatttccGGTCTCGAGGTCATTAATTTTTAGATGTCTAAGTGTGTTTATTTTTAAACATTCCCAAACTTAGTTAAATTTCTTTCTAAAAAATTTATGTATTTGTCTACACTTATGCACTCTGTACATACACAATGGTTGTATAGAAGATGAAGATGAGCATACTGTTACTAGCCTTTGTCGTTAAATTATTAGTGAGCCTAGATTATACTCCCTCTTTCCCGTAGTAGTCGTTTTAAATTTTGGCAGTATATActaaagatacttgtacaaattaattttaattattttttttataaatttaatttttaaactgaaATTGTAATCCACAAAAAGTCAAAAGGGCGGGTAATTGTGGGATGGAGGTGGTATATGCTTTCTTTATTTTAGTAGAATTGGGGGAGCAATCCGGCAATTATGTATATAGAAGCTAGTTAGCTAAGGAATTGTGGAAATGATAAGAATCCTTCAAACAATCTTTTTCTAAAACTTTTCATGCCAAAGTTTAAATAGAGAAATTTAACACATGCCTCCACTGAGGCTTAACTTCAACCTTTGAGTATCAATAAATAAGGGGTATGCACTAGGCTACGATGCTAAGAATCTTATTCCATTATGTTAATAACCAAAGAACTACTCAGTGGAAGACGTTGAGGTGCAGACTGCAAAAGTAAAGCATGATTGAATTAGGGAAGACATTTATAACCTTACAAGGGGGATTATTAAATAACATAAATCTGTGAGTTGTTTTCGTTTGTTGCAAAAATTCAAATAGGGTCTGACCCAATATATAACTAGATGGTAGAATAAAAACATATTATCTGCATATACTTATTATGCCGAGTTTTTAAAGTTTTATATATGGAGTTTTGAAATCAAGGTAGACCCAGTTGTTTTCCAGAAACTGAGCATTTAATTGTTGAGTTACTTCATTATAAGAATGTGCATCAAACTTTTTCCTAAATGAATCTGCAGATTAGAAATTATTGCCAGTGGAAGCTTTGTTGAAGACAAGGTGGAAAAGAGAGCATTAAAGAAGGGGCTGTTGCTGGAGTTTAAAAAAGATTCTGAAAGGTTTTTACTAGCTGTTGCTCAGAAACCTGATGGCAGGAAGAACTGGATGGTCTTTGATCAGGTTTTTGTAGTTACAAATAATGCGGCATGTTAAATAGGTTGCTAGGAGTTAAAACTAGGGGTTTCTTGCATCTCATGTATTAGAACAGACATTTTGCTTTTACCTAATATTTATGTTTCTTCATTATGATGCACAGAATGGTGTCACAACTTCTATTAAACCACAACAGATAACATATGTTGTTCCTGGTGTTGAAAATTTTGATCAGACAGATATTTCAGATTTCATTCAGAAAGCTCATAATAACTTGGTTAGTTCTCATCATAATATAAACTTCAATGTCAGTTTCACCATCTTCCTCTCTGCTTACAGACAAACATAGTGTTTTTTCTGTTAACACAGGATACCACGCTTCTTGAGTTTGCTTGGGTGGAACTTCTGGAGAGTAACAAGTCTGTCACTGCTGAAGAATTAGCTGAGGTATATACTCTCAGTTTAAAGGTTTTATGTATTCTTTGTTCTCTAATTAAAGTAAGTTATAATAACAGATGATTTTTGGTAGTTCGGAGCCACTTGAGAGCTATTGTGCTCACCTCTTGCTTTCAAGAGATGACATTTACTTCACGTCTCTACATAGCAAAGGTCCTGCTATCTATGGACCTCGAACTACTGTTCAGGTATGTTTGCCTTCCTACTTATGTGTTTTTTCGCTTGTGTCATTTGTAATGATCTGTATTTTTTGTTTGTCAATCTGGTTTAGGATGGGTAGTAAGTATGCCCCTATTCTTGAATTTAAAGGGCTGCACAGTGTAAATGAACTTTTACTTGCTAGTCCCTCCGTCCCATTAGGTTCTTAACATTTGAAACGGGGTgatcgacacgcattttaaggctctTATCTAGTATAGTTCCATTAATTATTTGAAAAACTTTTTTTCTTCTGAATAAATATtaaatgtttaaatttttattcgaaaaaaaaaattcaaaataagtTATGGAACTATACTAGATAAGAtccttaaaatgcgtgccggacacTCTGATTCAAATGTTAAGAACctattgggacggagggagtattattttATATTGATTAGGCAATTTTATTTTGTGCTATTGTACTTTTACAATTTAATATTAGGTAGAAGAACGTCAGCGCCGGAAGCTTGCTCAGGAAGCTGCTGATAAGGAATTTGAGGAATTTATTAAATTACTAAAATCTGCCAGGGGACTGCCTCTAGATGCAAAGCCCCCCAAATCTTCATGGAAAGTTGATGAGAATGTTTGGCATAAAATTGAATCTCTTCAAGCTTATGCCCTTGATAATTGCGAAAATGATGAACAAAAGACAGCGGGGACGGTAATAATTTTGTTTAGATTCTAAAGTTTCATGATTTAGTTTATTTATCTTTAGATGTTTCTAATTGATAAGGAGCTATTATGCAGTTTGTGTAAATTGAATATTAGGTCAAAGCAAGTAAATAATTTCCTAGTTTTTTTTCAATTAGATCTTGAAGGCAATGGGGATGGTTAAGAAATCTTCTTCAGCAGTTGGTCTCCTCATAGATATTGGGTATTTCCCGGTGCATGTAAATCTCGATTTGTTAAAGCTTAACATTCGTACAGATTATGCAGATAATATTTTATCAGCAGCTGAAAATCTTCTCTTGGAATCATCTGACACAGATGAGGTATCCTTGCTTTCGATTCATATTTTATTACCAAGTATGAAGATCTCTTATTTGTCGAACTGTTATTATCTTTGCTTCTATGGTAGGAAATTTTGATCATATATATATAGAAATTTTTAGCCATTTTTTTCCCGGTTAATAGTTGCAAACGCAACTGTTGAATTCTTATTGTGATTTTGTTTTTCTTGCTTAACTTTTGATGAGCTCAACTGCTTGTACCAAAAGTTGTGTGTACGTGGTAGCTGAGGTACACACAAAGCTTCCT
This genomic interval from Apium graveolens cultivar Ventura chromosome 8, ASM990537v1, whole genome shotgun sequence contains the following:
- the LOC141676825 gene encoding RHOMBOID-like protein 1; the protein is MAGNHQPEVQIRVNSKRGGNVVHPLDVGSPGDQERNEIEYREIKQFKKWVPWLIPGFVVANIVMFVVTMYVNDCPKNSVSCVADSLGRFAFQPFKENPLLGPSATTLDKMGALDVSKVVDKHQGWRLITCMWLHGGVFHLLANMLGLMVIGIRLEQEFGFVLIGLLYVISGFGGSLLSALFIQSNISVGASSALFGLLGAMLSELITNWTIYANKVAALVTLLLVIVINLAVGILPNVDNFAHLGGFITGFLIGFVFLIRPQFGWVSQKYTTREYAATLTKSKFKMYQRVLWVISLILVILWLVLSLVMLLRGVDLNDHCSWCHYMSCVPTSRWRCNSQPVSCTSEQRGNQLVLSCSNNKTRTYDLVNATASQIQGLCSQLCR